The following DNA comes from Candidatus Cybelea sp..
AAGAGCCGTTATTGGCGGATTTGATCTGGGATCGCGAACCGCCGATATCGTAGCCGCGCTCTGGCCGCAGCGCTGCAAGGCCCTCGTCTCCGTGAGCGGCTACCTGATTACCAATCTCAAATTCTGGAGCGGAGGCGGCACGCCGTTGCCGCCGCCGGTGGAATACGGATGGTGGTATCAGTACTATTTTTCCACCGAGCGGGGGCGAGTCGGCTATGGTGCAAACCGATATGCGTTCAACAAACTCATCTGGACCAATGTTTCGCCGAAGTGGCACTTCTCCGAAGCGTCCTACGATCGCACGGCAGCGTCATTCAACAATCTCGATCACGTCGCCATCGTGATCCACAATTATCGCTGGCGGCTGAGCTTGGCGAAGGGTGAGGCGCAATACGACGCGCTGGAGGCGAAACTCGCCGAAAACCCGGTTATCGCCATTCCGACGATCACGATTGCCAGCGATTTCGATGGTGCGGGCGCGAGCGGCACGGCCTATCGCGACAAATTCTCGGGCAAGTATTCGCACCGGGTCCTCAAGGGCATCGGGCATAACGTGCCTCAGGAGGATCCGCAGGCGTTTGCCCAAGCCGTTACCGATGTGAGCGGCTACGCTTCTTGACCTGAAGACTATCGCCGACGCCCTTGCTGCCGGGCTTAGATTGCGAACGCTTCCGCCGCGGCTTGCTCCTCCGTCCACGCTTTTCCGGCAGCCATGCAGCTTGCAAGCCTGTCGTCTCCGAGGGCTTCGCGCAGGGCAAAGATCATCTTCTCGTACTCCTGCTGCTCCGTTACATACCGAGGTATTCCTCTTTGGGTCGTCGCTTCGTCGACGAATCCAAGCATGTTTGCCGCGCGCTGAAGCGTCGCGTTATTGTTGCTCGGACCGCTCCCGAAAACGGCGGCCGCGGCGAGATGCTGCATCGCCCAAAACGCGCAGTGAACGCTCCCGATCGCGAGCGATCGTCGCAACGCTTCAGCCGCATATTCCCGCGCTTCGTCGTAACGCTCCAACACGACAAGGCAAGCGGCTGAGTTGCAAAGCGGCAGGGGAAGGCCGATGAGGTTCGAGTGAGATCGAAAGAACCCGGCCGTTTTCTCGTTTAGCTCGAGCGCCTCTTTGACCCGGCCCGAGGCGAATTCGACCTCTGCGAGGGCTACGCGCGCATCGGCAGCTACCCGATCTGATCCGGCCGCTTCACTGAGCTGCAGCGCTTCGGTAATGAGTGCACGCGCCTCCGTTAAGTCGCCGGCGCCGTAACGTACCGCCCCCAAGGACGTGGTGGCCGCGTTGTATTCTGTCTGCGCTCCCACGGAGCGCGCGGCGGCCCGTGCTTGGCGCAGAGCGTTATCAGCCTCATCGTAACGTCCGCAGTCCCGAAGGGCTACTCCAAGCCAGTATTGCGCCAATCCGACGGCACGAAGATCGTCGGGAGATTGAAGAGCCAATGCACGCCTGCACTCGTCGACGCGCGTATCGGGGACGCGCGCGTCGGGACTCTCTTTCGGATGCCAAGACGGTCCGAAAATGGCGGCCGTTCGCGCCGCGTTGATTGCGAGCTTTGCCGGCACCGCCAGCGCTGTGGACTCGCCGCAGGTTTCGAGGGCAGCGCCGACCCACTCGCGGACTTCACCCGACGCGAAGCCGCTCCACGTTGCGGTTCTCGACGCCGCCAGCCGTTGGGCGATGGCCGCGTCGCCGTGCGGGCCAAGGGCCCATTGGAATGCGGCGCGAAAGTTGTCGCGCTCGCGCTCGATCTGAGCGTACCAAACGTGATCCGGAGTCAACTCCAATTTAGAATCGAAGTATTCGGCCAGGGCGAGAAGTGCAAGCGCGTGCGATCGCGCCGCGCGGTCGTATTCCCGCCGCTCGCGAAGCTTCTGGAGCGCATAGTGGCGAGCGGGCTCCAACAGCCGGTAACGCGGGCCCGCGTGAATGTCACATTGTACGAACGACTTATCGACGAGGCGCGCCAATTTGCGCGGAGCGTCGCGCTTCTCATCTCCCTCGAGCGCGCTGACCAGATCAAGCGTGAAGCCGCCGGCAAATATCCCGGATCGACGAAATAGCTCACGCTCGGCGGCGTCGAGCAGGTCATAGCTCCAGTCGAAAAGGGCATTCATCGTCTCGTGCCGCGGAAGCGACGTTCGGGTGCCGCCGCTCAAGAGTGAAAAACGCTCCCCAAGTTGTTCGGCGATAACGGCCGGTGAGAACGCGTTCGTGCGGGCCGCGGCAAGCTCGATGGCCAGCGCAATGCCATCGACCCGGCGGCAGATGTTTTCCACCGCAGGAATAATCGAATCTGCTAGCTCGAACCGGCTGTCTGTCGCCTCGGCACGTTCCTTGAACAGCTCCATTGCATCCGGGAGGCTCATCGGGGGAACGCGATAGATCCGCTCGCCTCCAACCGAAAGAGCTTGACGGCTCGTTGCCAAGACCCGGCCGTTCGGGCAGCTGGAGACGATCGCATTGACCGCGTGCGCGATGGGATCCAACAGGTGCTCGCAGTTGTCGAGGATCAGCAAGAACGCTTGCGACCGTAGATAGGTAATTAGCGCAGCGATTGTCCGGCAGTGAGGGACGCCGATACTGGAAGCGAGCGCGATCGGGACCATCGCGCCCTCGGACAGCGTCGAGAAATCCACAAACCAGGCGCCATCGAGTTGGTGACGCGTGGGATCCGCCGCGACGATAAACCGCTCTGCGGCACGTATTGCCAGGCGCGTCTTGCCGACGCCGCCCGCGCCGGCGAGCGTAACGAGGCGATGGGTGGCGAGCATCTCGCCGACGTTTTCCAGATCGCGCTCTCGGCCCACAAACGCAGAGAAATGCACCGGGAGATGAATCGCTGTTCCGGCGTCGTCTGCCGGCTGCGATGCGAGGAGTGCGCCGCGAGCCGCGCACTCGAGCTTTAGGCAGTCGTTTGGAGCGAGCGATAGCGCATCGGCAAGAAGAGCAACCGTGGCGCGATAGGGTCGTTGACGAGCCCCGCGCTCGAGCTTGCCGATCGCCGCAAGGCTCAGGCGCGCACGCTCGGCAAGCTCCTCCTGCGTCAGGCCGGCCGCCATGCGGTACTCGCGCAAGAGGTCCCCAAACGGTGGTAGCTGGGTAGCGTCCACGCTGTTAACTGTACTCCCGCCTCGTAACTGTACCTTCAACTGTACGCATTGGTGCTGGAACTCCGGCTCGCGCCGCGTTATTTTTTGTGGTGTTCGGGTGTGTCAATAGGCTCTTTCATCACTTGTTCGCCGGCACGAGCGTATTCATGCTCGTCGCGCAAGGAGGTAGTAGTTCAATGTCAGCTGCGCAACAGAAGAGTATCGTCTTGGTTCACGGAGGTTTCGTGGACGGCTCCGGCTGGGAAGGCGTCTACAAGGTACTCAAGAACGACGGCTACAACGTGATCGTCGTTCAGAACCCGACGATCAGCTTGGCGGACGACGTGGCCGTGACCAGGCGCGCCGTCGACAGCGCCGGCGGTGACGTCATTCTCGTTGGCCACTCTTACGGGGGCGCCGTTATCACGCAAGCCGGTAACGATCCCAAAGTGACCGGGCTCGTCTATATTACCGCATTTGCGCCGGACAAAGGTGAGTCTGTGGCAGCGCTGATCGCACACCCGGTCCCGGGCGCGCCCGCTCCGCCGATCCTCCCGCCGCAAAATGGGTTTTTGATGCTGGACAAGGCAAGGTTTGCCGAGGCCTTTGCCGCCGATGTAAATCCGGAACTCGCATCGTTCATGGCAAACGCGCAGGTGCCGTGGGGTCTCGAAGCGCTCAACGGCGTCGTCGCGGAACCGGCTTGGAGCACTAAGCAGAGTTGGTACCTCATCGCTACGACCGACAGAATGATTCCGCCGCCCGCCCAGCGGTTCATGGCCGAGCGCGCAAAGGCAACGATTGCCGAAGCGCCCGGAAGCCACGCGATCTACGTTTCGAAGCCGGACACGGTTGCGCGTTTCATCGAACGGGCCGCAACCGCGGAGCCGGCAGCAGCGGCGCGCTGAGACAAACCGCCTTGCCGGCGCTGACCCGACTCGCGGCGCTGTGCCTAGGAGATTGCCCGATCGGATTGGTCTTCCAGAAAGCGACAGGCAGCGTCGGCAAAGGCCGCGTGATATTGAAACAGAGCGCCGTGCGCCGAGTCCGAGTACATCAGCAAGACGGAGTTCGGCAGATTCTGGCCCAGCCGGTAGCCGTTGATGGAGCCGATCATTGCATCCAACGCGCCGTGAACTACGAGGCAAGGGTGCTCGATTTGCTTGAGCTTTCCGAATCGATCGGAGCGCTGCGCCTCCCAAGCATGAAAGGCTCTCATCTGCTGCCCGGCAACCTCAGGCCCCGATGGGAGATCTCGATCTGCGGTTCGAGCCGATAGCCTAAGGACAAAATCTTTTCCGGCGGCTTGGCTCGTCGGGGTCGGAGCAAAGAATAGCTCACCAAGGGGCTCATATCCGGTAAGTGTTCGATCGTTCAGAACCTTCGCCAGCTCCGGCTTGTCCAAGTGCATGATGTCTTCGCCGCCCTCGGGCGCCGTGCCGACCAGCAGCATCCTGCGAACGCGGTTAGGGTGGGTCAGCGCTAAGACTTGCGCGATGCAGCCGCCTAACGAGAATCCAAGGATATCGACGCGATCGATATGCAACGCGT
Coding sequences within:
- a CDS encoding alpha/beta hydrolase — protein: MPEKSKYDRLGFLRNTGMALAGAQLAGARPANAQVGKLLAANLPAKPGAHTSFASRKQIDAGLLSVGYAEAGPADGPPVILLHGWPYDIHSYVDVAPLLAAAGYRVIVPYMRGFGSTSFRSASTFRNGQQAVMAVDVIALMDALKVKRAVIGGFDLGSRTADIVAALWPQRCKALVSVSGYLITNLKFWSGGGTPLPPPVEYGWWYQYYFSTERGRVGYGANRYAFNKLIWTNVSPKWHFSEASYDRTAASFNNLDHVAIVIHNYRWRLSLAKGEAQYDALEAKLAENPVIAIPTITIASDFDGAGASGTAYRDKFSGKYSHRVLKGIGHNVPQEDPQAFAQAVTDVSGYAS
- a CDS encoding helix-turn-helix domain-containing protein; translated protein: MDATQLPPFGDLLREYRMAAGLTQEELAERARLSLAAIGKLERGARQRPYRATVALLADALSLAPNDCLKLECAARGALLASQPADDAGTAIHLPVHFSAFVGRERDLENVGEMLATHRLVTLAGAGGVGKTRLAIRAAERFIVAADPTRHQLDGAWFVDFSTLSEGAMVPIALASSIGVPHCRTIAALITYLRSQAFLLILDNCEHLLDPIAHAVNAIVSSCPNGRVLATSRQALSVGGERIYRVPPMSLPDAMELFKERAEATDSRFELADSIIPAVENICRRVDGIALAIELAAARTNAFSPAVIAEQLGERFSLLSGGTRTSLPRHETMNALFDWSYDLLDAAERELFRRSGIFAGGFTLDLVSALEGDEKRDAPRKLARLVDKSFVQCDIHAGPRYRLLEPARHYALQKLRERREYDRAARSHALALLALAEYFDSKLELTPDHVWYAQIERERDNFRAAFQWALGPHGDAAIAQRLAASRTATWSGFASGEVREWVGAALETCGESTALAVPAKLAINAARTAAIFGPSWHPKESPDARVPDTRVDECRRALALQSPDDLRAVGLAQYWLGVALRDCGRYDEADNALRQARAAARSVGAQTEYNAATTSLGAVRYGAGDLTEARALITEALQLSEAAGSDRVAADARVALAEVEFASGRVKEALELNEKTAGFFRSHSNLIGLPLPLCNSAACLVVLERYDEAREYAAEALRRSLAIGSVHCAFWAMQHLAAAAVFGSGPSNNNATLQRAANMLGFVDEATTQRGIPRYVTEQQEYEKMIFALREALGDDRLASCMAAGKAWTEEQAAAEAFAI
- a CDS encoding alpha/beta hydrolase; this encodes MSAAQQKSIVLVHGGFVDGSGWEGVYKVLKNDGYNVIVVQNPTISLADDVAVTRRAVDSAGGDVILVGHSYGGAVITQAGNDPKVTGLVYITAFAPDKGESVAALIAHPVPGAPAPPILPPQNGFLMLDKARFAEAFAADVNPELASFMANAQVPWGLEALNGVVAEPAWSTKQSWYLIATTDRMIPPPAQRFMAERAKATIAEAPGSHAIYVSKPDTVARFIERAATAEPAAAAR
- a CDS encoding alpha/beta hydrolase, with amino-acid sequence MTAPHASASLTAPTQFVQSPAERYAYRRFGKGGGLPLLLLQHFTGTLDNWDSALTDALAERRDVILFDNAGVGGSSGNVPDSMSEMAEHVIAFLDALHIDRVDILGFSLGGCIAQVLALTHPNRVRRMLLVGTAPEGGEDIMHLDKPELAKVLNDRTLTGYEPLGELFFAPTPTSQAAGKDFVLRLSARTADRDLPSGPEVAGQQMRAFHAWEAQRSDRFGKLKQIEHPCLVVHGALDAMIGSINGYRLGQNLPNSVLLMYSDSAHGALFQYHAAFADAACRFLEDQSDRAIS